One Nostoc punctiforme PCC 73102 DNA window includes the following coding sequences:
- a CDS encoding secondary thiamine-phosphate synthase enzyme YjbQ, with the protein MPIINKLIEIETEPKINIYNITPEIQDFLASTSIKNGQVLVFSRHTTTALAINENEVRLLEDIKVFLKKIAPESDSYLHNDLHLRDVPEDEPINAHSHLMAMMLTTSEIIPIVDGKLALGTWQSVLFFELDGPRKRTVFVQISGE; encoded by the coding sequence ATGCCGATTATTAATAAGCTAATTGAAATTGAAACTGAACCAAAAATTAATATTTATAATATAACACCAGAAATTCAAGACTTTCTTGCTTCAACATCAATTAAAAATGGACAAGTTTTAGTATTTTCTCGTCATACAACGACAGCTTTAGCTATCAACGAGAATGAAGTCAGATTGTTAGAAGATATAAAAGTATTCTTAAAAAAAATAGCGCCAGAGTCGGACAGTTACTTGCATAATGACTTGCATTTAAGAGATGTCCCGGAAGATGAGCCAATTAATGCTCACTCTCACTTAATGGCAATGATGCTGACCACTAGTGAGATAATTCCCATTGTGGATGGGAAATTAGCTTTGGGAACCTGGCAATCTGTGTTGTTTTTTGAGTTGGATGGGCCACGTAAAAGAACGGTATTTGTCCAAATTTCTGGTGAATAA
- a CDS encoding pyridoxal phosphate-dependent aminotransferase gives MESLTSRMQDVQSPIIPVVGELIKNSPGTISLGQGVVHYNPPPEAIEFLSKFLADPANNLYKSVEGIPPLLTAIAGKLQAFNGIEINGENCIVVTAGSNMGFMNAILAITNPGDEIILNTPYYFNHEMAIAIAGCRAVLVATDENYQLRPEAIAQAITPKTRAIVTISPNNPTGVVYSEAALRQVNQICDTHRIYHISDEAYQYFTYNGVKHVSPGAFGKSKYTISLFSLSKAYGFASWRIGYMVIPKHLFVAIKKVQDTILICPPVISQYAALGALQAKEEYLQSNIGAIFQVRQLVLDSLNRLEGLCSITPANGAFYFFLKVNTQMDAFELVKRLIQEHKVAVIPGTTFGMDDGCYLRVAYGALQKETAKEGIERLVQGLETIVRS, from the coding sequence ATGGAATCCCTAACCTCTCGTATGCAGGATGTACAGTCGCCGATTATTCCTGTGGTTGGGGAACTGATTAAAAACTCTCCAGGAACAATCTCTCTAGGACAGGGTGTTGTTCATTACAACCCACCACCGGAAGCTATTGAATTTTTATCCAAATTTTTAGCCGATCCTGCTAACAATTTATACAAATCAGTCGAGGGAATTCCCCCATTGCTGACAGCAATTGCTGGAAAATTGCAAGCCTTCAATGGTATTGAAATCAATGGGGAAAACTGCATCGTCGTGACAGCAGGGAGCAATATGGGATTTATGAATGCCATTCTTGCTATTACTAACCCAGGCGATGAAATTATTTTGAATACGCCTTACTATTTCAACCATGAAATGGCGATCGCAATTGCTGGTTGTCGTGCGGTGTTAGTGGCGACAGATGAAAATTACCAACTACGCCCAGAAGCGATCGCTCAAGCAATTACTCCCAAAACCCGGGCTATAGTCACAATTTCGCCCAATAATCCCACTGGAGTAGTCTATTCAGAAGCAGCATTGCGCCAAGTAAATCAAATTTGTGACACTCACCGCATCTACCACATCAGCGATGAAGCATATCAATACTTTACCTATAACGGCGTAAAACACGTTTCTCCTGGTGCATTTGGGAAGAGCAAGTACACTATTTCTCTATTTAGCCTTTCCAAAGCATACGGTTTTGCTAGTTGGCGCATTGGCTATATGGTGATTCCCAAACACTTATTTGTCGCTATCAAAAAAGTCCAGGATACAATTTTGATTTGTCCGCCAGTAATTTCCCAATATGCAGCTTTAGGGGCATTGCAAGCGAAAGAGGAGTATTTGCAGAGTAATATAGGTGCAATTTTTCAAGTGCGGCAATTAGTACTCGACTCTCTTAACCGCCTAGAAGGTTTATGTAGCATTACACCTGCTAATGGCGCTTTCTATTTTTTCCTCAAAGTTAATACTCAGATGGATGCTTTTGAGTTAGTTAAAAGACTAATCCAGGAACATAAAGTAGCAGTCATTCCAGGTACAACTTTTGGTATGGATGACGGATGTTACCTGCGCGTTGCTTACGGTGCGCTGCAAAAAGAGACAGCCAAAGAAGGTATAGAAAGATTAGTACAAGGTTTGGAAACTATAGTTAGAAGTTAA